The proteins below are encoded in one region of Avibacterium volantium:
- the thrC gene encoding threonine synthase, whose protein sequence is MNLYNIKHPEEQVNFAQAVRQGLGKDQGLFFPEIIPHLDNIDALLELPLVERSEKILGALIGDEIPADKLAQLVKNAFTFPAPVEKVADHIYALELFHGPTLAFKDFGGRFMAQALAAVRGDGKITILTATSGDTGAAVAHAFYGLENIDVVILYPKGKISPLQEKLFCTLGGNIRTVAINGDFDDCQALVKQAFDDAELRQAIGLNSANSINISRLLAQVCYYFEAVAQLPKAERENIVVSVPSGNFGNLTAGLIAKTMGLPIKRFIAATNANDTVPRYLSTGEWAPNDTVATLSNAMDVSRPNNWPRVEELFKRNGWALSELHSAAMNDEQTEQTLRAMNEQGYLCEPHGAIAYGVLKADLQPGETGLFLCTAHPAKFKESVERILSTELPLPEALDKHNKLPLLSDEMDNDFATLKAYLLK, encoded by the coding sequence ATGAATTTATACAACATCAAACACCCCGAAGAACAAGTCAATTTCGCCCAAGCAGTACGCCAAGGGTTAGGCAAAGATCAAGGGCTATTTTTCCCTGAAATTATCCCGCACTTAGACAACATTGATGCCTTGCTTGAGCTACCTTTGGTTGAGCGTAGCGAGAAAATCCTAGGGGCATTAATTGGTGATGAAATTCCAGCGGATAAACTGGCTCAACTGGTGAAAAATGCCTTTACCTTCCCTGCACCAGTAGAAAAAGTGGCAGATCATATTTACGCCTTAGAATTATTCCACGGCCCAACTCTTGCCTTTAAAGATTTTGGTGGACGCTTTATGGCACAAGCACTTGCTGCCGTTCGTGGCGATGGCAAAATCACCATTTTAACGGCAACATCAGGGGATACTGGTGCAGCAGTGGCGCACGCATTCTATGGCTTAGAAAATATTGATGTGGTGATTTTATATCCAAAAGGCAAAATCAGCCCATTACAAGAAAAATTATTCTGTACCCTAGGTGGGAATATCCGTACTGTTGCCATTAACGGCGATTTTGATGATTGCCAAGCCTTGGTTAAACAGGCGTTTGATGATGCGGAACTTCGCCAAGCGATTGGCTTAAATTCAGCTAACTCTATTAATATCAGCCGTTTATTAGCACAGGTTTGTTATTATTTTGAAGCGGTAGCACAACTGCCAAAAGCTGAGCGTGAAAACATTGTTGTTTCTGTACCAAGCGGTAACTTTGGTAATCTCACCGCAGGGTTAATTGCCAAAACAATGGGCTTGCCGATTAAACGTTTTATCGCCGCAACCAATGCGAACGATACCGTGCCACGTTATTTAAGCACAGGCGAATGGGCGCCAAATGACACCGTTGCGACTTTATCAAATGCAATGGACGTAAGCCGCCCGAACAACTGGCCACGCGTGGAAGAATTATTTAAACGCAACGGCTGGGCATTATCAGAACTACATTCTGCAGCAATGAATGATGAACAGACAGAACAAACATTGCGTGCAATGAATGAACAGGGCTATTTATGCGAACCGCACGGCGCCATTGCTTACGGCGTATTAAAAGCAGATTTGCAACCTGGGGAAACAGGTTTATTCCTTTGCACCGCACACCCTGCAAAATTCAAAGAAAGCGTAGAACGCATTTTATCCACTGAATTACCATTGCCAGAGGCTTTGGATAAGCACAACAAATTGCCATTGCTTTCCGATGAAATGGATAATGATTTTGCAACGTTAAAAGCGTATTTGTTGAAGTAA
- the nudF gene encoding ADP-ribose diphosphatase gives MSDLQQFTQQDIEIIKEEPLYNGFFNLKKVYFKHKLFAGGESGVVTRELLVKGAASVVVAYDPDADSVVMVEQVRIGAYNPQLSQSPWLLELIAGMVEEGEQPDEVALRESQEEAGVQVEHLREVMSFWDSPGGIVERIHLFVGKVDSQKAQGIHGLADENEDIRVHVIPRQTAYEWVCNGKIDNGLAVTGLLWLQLNYLSLQKEWSKM, from the coding sequence ATGTCCGACTTACAGCAATTTACCCAACAGGATATTGAAATTATCAAGGAAGAACCGCTTTATAACGGTTTTTTTAATTTAAAGAAAGTCTATTTTAAACATAAGCTGTTTGCTGGCGGTGAAAGCGGTGTAGTAACCCGTGAATTGCTGGTGAAAGGCGCAGCTTCTGTGGTGGTGGCTTATGATCCTGATGCAGATAGCGTGGTAATGGTGGAGCAGGTGCGCATCGGTGCTTATAACCCACAGCTTAGCCAATCCCCGTGGTTGTTAGAATTGATCGCCGGTATGGTGGAAGAAGGCGAGCAACCCGATGAAGTGGCGCTGCGTGAAAGCCAAGAAGAGGCAGGCGTACAAGTAGAACATCTGCGTGAAGTGATGAGCTTTTGGGATAGCCCTGGTGGCATTGTGGAACGCATTCATTTATTTGTCGGCAAAGTAGATAGCCAAAAAGCGCAGGGTATTCACGGCTTGGCCGATGAAAATGAAGATATTCGCGTTCACGTTATCCCGCGTCAAACTGCTTACGAATGGGTTTGCAATGGCAAGATTGATAATGGCTTAGCGGTAACAGGTTTGCTGTGGCTACAATTAAATTACCTTTCTTTACAAAAAGAATGGTCAAAAATGTGA
- a CDS encoding FAD-dependent monooxygenase, with protein sequence MNTQRDVIIVGGGMVGAACAVGLGQLGLNVQVIEGAPLPTFHNNSPYDLRISAISLASVQLLQQLQSWQYIEKMRICPYRALETWEIDGFSTYFHCEELDHSELGYMVENNVIQLGLWQAFSKLENVQSNLQAKVERAEKCGENWQIFLTNGEQYSAPLVIAADGANSQLRQIAGIGVTGWQYRQDCLLILVDTELPQQDITWQQFFPSGPRAFLPLEGQQACLVWYDRPEKITQLKQLSKEKLAHTIEQSFPARLGQVKVQKAGSFALTRRHAQQYYHQGIVLVGDAAHTINPLAGQGVNLGFKDVKALLQVMESAVQNQQNFASDEVLKKYQALRQKDNLLMQSAMDLFYKGFKTELLPVKIARNAALFLASKATPLKKQALKYALGL encoded by the coding sequence ATGAATACGCAACGCGATGTAATTATTGTTGGCGGCGGAATGGTTGGTGCGGCTTGTGCCGTAGGCTTAGGGCAATTAGGGCTAAACGTGCAAGTGATTGAAGGTGCGCCATTACCCACTTTTCATAACAACTCCCCTTATGATTTACGCATTTCCGCCATTAGCCTTGCTTCTGTCCAATTACTGCAACAATTACAAAGTTGGCAATATATCGAAAAAATGCGCATTTGCCCCTATCGCGCCTTAGAAACCTGGGAAATTGACGGCTTTTCTACTTACTTTCATTGCGAAGAATTAGATCATTCCGAACTCGGTTATATGGTGGAAAACAACGTGATCCAACTTGGCTTATGGCAAGCCTTTTCCAAGCTTGAAAACGTGCAAAGTAACTTGCAGGCGAAAGTGGAACGGGCTGAAAAGTGCGGTGAAAATTGGCAGATTTTTTTAACCAATGGTGAACAATATTCCGCCCCCTTAGTGATTGCCGCAGACGGTGCAAATTCGCAACTGCGCCAAATAGCCGGCATTGGCGTAACGGGCTGGCAATATCGCCAAGATTGTTTATTAATTTTGGTGGACACCGAATTACCACAACAAGACATCACTTGGCAGCAATTTTTCCCTTCTGGCCCAAGAGCTTTTTTACCCCTTGAAGGGCAACAGGCTTGCCTTGTGTGGTATGACCGCCCAGAAAAAATCACTCAACTGAAACAATTATCCAAAGAAAAATTAGCCCACACTATTGAGCAATCTTTCCCTGCAAGATTAGGTCAAGTTAAGGTGCAAAAAGCAGGCAGTTTTGCCCTCACCCGCCGCCACGCTCAGCAATATTATCATCAAGGCATTGTGCTAGTGGGCGATGCCGCTCACACGATTAATCCATTGGCTGGGCAAGGGGTAAATTTAGGCTTTAAAGATGTGAAAGCGCTGTTACAAGTGATGGAAAGTGCGGTACAAAATCAGCAAAATTTTGCTTCTGATGAGGTACTAAAAAAATACCAAGCCTTGCGCCAAAAAGACAATTTACTAATGCAATCAGCGATGGATTTATTCTACAAAGGCTTTAAAACAGAATTGTTGCCCGTCAAAATCGCCCGCAACGCCGCCCTTTTCTTAGCGTCCAAAGCCACACCATTGAAAAAACAGGCATTGAAGTATGCGTTGGGGTTATAG
- the psiE gene encoding phosphate-starvation-inducible protein PsiE yields the protein MSEKRFFPQGISSFLQWILNVSLLILALILVVFLAKETYALALVLFEQSKEASYLLVEKIVVYFLYFEFLALIVKYFKTDYHFPLRYFLYIGITAMVRLIIVDHSSPVNTLLFSGSILLMVIALFLVSSDRLKKS from the coding sequence ATGAGTGAAAAACGTTTTTTTCCACAGGGGATTTCGTCCTTTTTGCAGTGGATTTTGAATGTTTCCTTGCTCATTCTCGCCTTAATTTTGGTGGTCTTTCTGGCGAAAGAAACCTATGCTTTAGCCCTTGTGTTATTTGAGCAATCAAAAGAAGCTTCTTATTTGTTGGTGGAAAAAATTGTGGTGTATTTCCTTTATTTTGAGTTTTTAGCTTTGATTGTGAAATACTTCAAAACCGATTATCACTTTCCACTGCGTTATTTTTTATATATCGGGATCACCGCAATGGTGCGCTTAATCATTGTGGATCATTCTAGCCCAGTAAATACTTTGCTCTTTTCTGGCTCGATTTTGCTAATGGTAATCGCGTTATTCTTGGTTAGCTCCGATCGCCTGAAGAAAAGTTAG
- the dapE gene encoding succinyl-diaminopimelate desuccinylase, translating to MKETIVTLAKQLIQRPSISPDDQGCQKLIADRLEKLGFQIEWLPFNDTLNLWAKHGSTGPVVAFAGHTDVVPVGDESQWQYPPFSAQIVDDMLYGRGAADMKGSLAAMVVAAENYVKANPNHAGTIALLITSDEEAAAKDGTVRVVETLMARGEAIDYCLVGEPSSANILGDVVKNGRRGSITGNLYIEGVQGHVAYPHLADNPMHKSVDFLKELTTYQWDQGNEFFPPTSLQIANIQAGTGSNNVIPGELYVQFNLRYCTEVTDELIKQTVEQMLKKHQLDYRIEWNLSGKPFLTKPGKLVNAVVDSLEKIAKITPALETGGGTSDGRFIALMGAEVVELGPLNATIHKVNECVSCQDLATLGEVYQQMLVNLLDKDSE from the coding sequence ATGAAAGAAACAATCGTTACCTTAGCGAAACAGCTGATTCAACGTCCTTCGATTAGCCCTGATGATCAAGGTTGTCAAAAACTGATTGCTGATCGTTTAGAAAAACTCGGGTTTCAAATTGAGTGGTTGCCTTTTAATGATACGTTAAATTTATGGGCGAAACACGGATCAACAGGCCCCGTGGTGGCTTTTGCTGGGCATACCGATGTCGTGCCAGTGGGCGATGAGAGCCAATGGCAATATCCGCCATTTTCAGCCCAAATTGTCGATGATATGTTGTATGGACGTGGTGCGGCGGATATGAAAGGCTCGTTGGCAGCAATGGTTGTGGCGGCAGAAAATTATGTGAAAGCCAACCCAAATCATGCAGGGACGATTGCATTGTTGATTACTTCCGATGAAGAAGCTGCGGCAAAAGATGGCACAGTGCGGGTGGTGGAAACCTTAATGGCTCGCGGTGAAGCCATTGATTATTGCCTTGTGGGCGAGCCTTCGAGTGCGAATATCTTGGGCGATGTGGTGAAAAATGGCCGTCGTGGTTCCATTACAGGCAATCTGTATATTGAAGGCGTGCAAGGACACGTTGCCTATCCCCATTTGGCGGATAATCCCATGCATAAATCCGTTGATTTTCTAAAAGAATTAACCACTTACCAATGGGATCAGGGCAATGAATTTTTTCCACCGACCAGTTTGCAGATTGCTAATATTCAAGCAGGTACAGGCAGTAATAATGTAATTCCAGGGGAGCTTTATGTGCAGTTTAATTTGCGTTATTGCACCGAAGTAACAGACGAGCTAATCAAGCAAACCGTAGAACAAATGCTGAAAAAACATCAGCTTGATTATCGCATTGAATGGAATTTATCGGGCAAGCCATTTTTAACAAAACCGGGTAAACTGGTGAATGCTGTGGTGGATAGTTTAGAAAAAATTGCCAAAATTACCCCCGCACTTGAAACGGGCGGTGGTACGTCAGACGGACGCTTTATTGCCTTAATGGGGGCAGAAGTGGTGGAACTTGGGCCGTTAAATGCCACAATTCATAAAGTCAATGAATGCGTAAGTTGCCAAGATCTTGCTACGCTAGGTGAAGTGTATCAGCAAATGCTCGTGAATTTATTGGATAAGGATAGCGAATGA
- a CDS encoding ArsC family reductase: MITVYGIKNCDTVKKALKWLADNGIEHRLHDYRVDGLDKAWLEKAENQFGWENLVNKRSTTWRNLTDEVKKNLSKSTALEVLFEQPTLIKRPIILQDNIALIGFDATAYDQAFGK, from the coding sequence ATGATTACAGTTTATGGCATTAAAAATTGCGATACGGTGAAAAAAGCGTTGAAATGGTTGGCGGATAATGGCATTGAACATCGTTTGCACGATTATCGTGTAGATGGCTTGGATAAGGCTTGGTTGGAAAAAGCAGAAAACCAATTTGGGTGGGAAAATTTAGTCAATAAACGCAGTACGACTTGGCGTAATTTAACTGATGAAGTGAAAAAAAATCTGTCAAAAAGCACCGCACTTGAGGTGTTATTTGAGCAGCCAACGTTGATTAAACGCCCGATTATTTTACAAGATAACATTGCGCTAATCGGCTTTGATGCCACGGCATACGATCAAGCTTTTGGTAAGTAA
- the cpdA gene encoding 3',5'-cyclic-AMP phosphodiesterase — protein MVDTYTYPTDNDVVRLVQITDPHLFKDENGELLGINTQASFNQVLSEIKQSDFDYELVLATGDLVQDSSSEGYLRFCETVQCLEKMVFWIPGNHDFQPKMFDILNHNNGNINPLKHLLIGEHWQILMLDSQVFGVPHGQLGQYQIDWLLSKLKDYPERYSLVVLHHHILSTNSAWLDQHNLRNALDLAYALSPFNNVKGILYGHIHQAVDSEWKGYKVMATPSTCIQFKPDSNSFALDTLQPGWREIELYNDGRIETRVKRIQQATFLPNMLGEGY, from the coding sequence TTGGTCGATACTTATACATATCCAACGGACAATGACGTTGTACGTTTGGTGCAGATTACAGATCCTCATTTGTTTAAGGACGAAAACGGTGAATTGCTTGGCATCAACACCCAAGCCAGCTTCAACCAAGTTTTAAGTGAAATTAAGCAAAGTGATTTTGATTATGAGTTGGTTCTTGCCACAGGGGACTTGGTGCAAGACAGTAGCAGTGAAGGGTATTTACGTTTTTGCGAAACAGTGCAGTGCTTAGAGAAAATGGTGTTTTGGATCCCCGGAAATCACGATTTTCAACCTAAGATGTTTGATATTCTTAATCATAATAACGGCAACATTAATCCGCTTAAACATCTTTTAATTGGTGAACACTGGCAGATTTTAATGCTTGATAGCCAAGTTTTTGGCGTACCTCACGGACAGCTCGGACAATATCAGATTGATTGGCTGTTATCTAAACTGAAAGATTATCCAGAGCGCTATTCTTTGGTGGTGTTGCATCACCATATCTTATCTACGAACTCTGCTTGGCTAGATCAGCATAATTTACGCAATGCGTTAGATTTAGCCTATGCCTTATCACCATTTAACAATGTGAAAGGCATTTTATATGGACATATCCACCAAGCTGTGGATAGCGAATGGAAGGGCTATAAAGTGATGGCAACGCCGTCCACCTGCATTCAATTTAAACCTGATAGCAACAGCTTCGCTTTGGACACATTACAACCTGGTTGGCGTGAAATTGAGCTTTACAATGATGGACGCATTGAAACCCGAGTGAAACGTATCCAACAAGCTACATTCCTACCGAATATGCTCGGGGAGGGCTATTAG
- a CDS encoding M15 family metallopeptidase, giving the protein MKSPFNAATLTGKSREHLVALPCPFSHQHFLEANALKAFQGLQQSAVKNGFNLQPASSFRDFQRQQMIWNDKFAGKRKVHNDEGQALDLSCCSDWEKCQAILRWSALPGGSRHHWGTEVDIFDPDLLPADQKLQLEPWEYTQGGYFAELSVWLQENVAKFDFAFPFSQMPARVEIGYEPWHISYLPMAEQARVHFDPEILVQSWQDQEVAGKVTLIKQLAEIFERFFI; this is encoded by the coding sequence ATGAAAAGCCCATTTAACGCAGCGACACTCACGGGAAAATCCCGTGAGCATTTAGTGGCGTTGCCTTGCCCTTTTTCTCATCAGCATTTTCTTGAAGCCAATGCGTTAAAAGCGTTTCAAGGCTTGCAGCAAAGTGCGGTGAAAAATGGCTTTAATTTACAGCCTGCGAGTAGCTTTCGTGATTTCCAACGTCAGCAAATGATCTGGAATGATAAATTTGCTGGCAAGCGTAAAGTGCATAATGATGAAGGGCAAGCGCTTGATTTATCCTGTTGTTCTGATTGGGAAAAATGCCAAGCGATTTTACGCTGGTCAGCCTTACCGGGGGGCAGCCGTCATCATTGGGGAACGGAAGTGGATATTTTTGATCCTGATTTATTGCCCGCAGATCAAAAATTACAACTTGAGCCTTGGGAATATACACAAGGCGGTTATTTTGCTGAACTCAGCGTGTGGCTGCAAGAAAATGTGGCGAAATTTGATTTTGCCTTTCCTTTTTCACAAATGCCAGCGAGAGTAGAAATTGGTTATGAGCCTTGGCATATCAGCTATTTACCAATGGCAGAGCAGGCGCGCGTGCATTTCGACCCTGAGATTTTAGTGCAATCTTGGCAAGACCAAGAAGTGGCAGGCAAGGTAACATTAATCAAGCAGTTAGCTGAAATTTTCGAGCGATTTTTTATTTAG